A genome region from bacterium SCSIO 12844 includes the following:
- a CDS encoding protein-L-isoaspartate O-methyltransferase → MNNNTAKMNMIKQQIRTWGVNDQRILNAFYDLPREKFVPERFKESAYGDFSIPLDFNECMLKPMIEAKILEVLNIHASETVLEIGTGSGYFTGLLAKLAQSVVSVDIHSSFITQAKHKLKSLGVFNVKLITADVINEFKDEMTYDVIVITGSTPEVPKIFCDKLNIGGRLFVIVGQADAHVMEATLITRTSDTELETKKMFETVVPPLHSIKQPERFTF, encoded by the coding sequence ATGAATAACAATACAGCCAAAATGAACATGATCAAGCAACAGATACGAACTTGGGGCGTTAATGATCAACGTATTTTAAATGCTTTTTATGATTTACCACGTGAGAAATTTGTTCCAGAACGCTTCAAAGAGTCTGCTTATGGCGATTTTAGTATCCCTTTGGATTTTAATGAGTGTATGCTAAAACCAATGATTGAAGCTAAAATTTTAGAAGTGCTGAATATTCACGCTTCTGAAACCGTACTTGAAATCGGTACTGGTAGTGGATATTTTACAGGCCTTCTAGCCAAATTAGCACAATCTGTTGTTAGTGTAGATATCCATAGTTCATTTATTACACAAGCTAAACATAAGCTAAAATCACTGGGTGTATTTAACGTTAAATTAATTACAGCCGATGTCATCAATGAGTTTAAAGATGAAATGACATATGATGTCATCGTTATTACAGGCTCAACACCAGAAGTGCCAAAAATATTTTGTGATAAACTTAATATAGGTGGACGCTTATTTGTAATTGTTGGCCAAGCAGATGCTCATGTTATGGAAGCAACCTTGATTACTCGTACTAGTGATACAGAGTTAGAAACCAAAAAAATGTTTGAAACGGTTGTACCACCATTACATTCAATTAAACAACCTGAGCGTTTTACTTTTTAA
- a CDS encoding peptide deformylase, with protein sequence MKEFEVNCSACCIQHETDHLNGITFFDQLSPLKRKIAEKKFSKAQKLSA encoded by the coding sequence ATAAAGGAATTTGAAGTAAACTGCAGCGCATGTTGTATTCAACATGAAACTGATCATTTAAATGGCATTACCTTTTTTGATCAACTATCACCATTAAAACGCAAAATAGCTGAAAAGAAATTTAGCAAAGCACAAAAGTTAAGTGCATAA